A part of Oncorhynchus masou masou isolate Uvic2021 chromosome 30, UVic_Omas_1.1, whole genome shotgun sequence genomic DNA contains:
- the LOC135522646 gene encoding cAMP-responsive element modulator-like isoform X2 — MPASIYQTNHGQFIAFTQDGAIQLTSALPRGLQALQPLTMSNSGNSQSAAAIVQYSQQSGDGTQQFYMQGNKGMVKASTGDMSGYQICTPTSSLPQGVVMAGSPGSLHSPPHVADETTRKRQLRLMKNREAARECRRKKKEYVKCLENRVAVLENQNRTLIEELKALKDIYCHKVE, encoded by the exons TTGCTTTTACTCAGGATGGTGCCATCCAGCTGACCAGTGCTCTACCTAGGGGACTACAGGCCTTGCAGCCTCTGACCATGTCCAACTCTGGAAACTCCCAGTCTGCTGCAGCCATCGTCCAGTATTCCCAACAGTCAGGAGATGGCACTCAGCAGTTCTATATGCAAGGCAACAAGGGGATGGTAAAAG ctTCCACTGGTGACATGTCAGGCTACCAGATCTGCACTCCCACCTCCAGCCTGCCCCAGGGCGTTGTGATGGCTGGCTCCCCAGGCTCCCTGCACAGCCCCCCCCACGTGGCTGACGAGACCACACGCAAGAGACAACTCCGCCTCATGAAGAACAG GGAGGCTGCCCGCGAGTGTCGCCGAAAGAAGAAGGAATATGTAAAATGTCTTGAGAATCGGGTGGCTGTGCTCGAAAATCAAAACAGGACTCTCATTGAGGAACTAAAAGCGCTTAAAGACAtctattgccacaaagttgaatgA
- the LOC135522646 gene encoding cAMP-responsive element modulator-like isoform X3 yields the protein MAVAGDETESASTGDMSGYQICTPTSSLPQGVVMAGSPGSLHSPPHVADETTRKRQLRLMKNREAARECRRKKKEYVKCLENRVAVLENQNRTLIEELKALKDIYCHKVE from the exons ATGGCTGTTGCTGGGGATGAGACTGAGTCAG ctTCCACTGGTGACATGTCAGGCTACCAGATCTGCACTCCCACCTCCAGCCTGCCCCAGGGCGTTGTGATGGCTGGCTCCCCAGGCTCCCTGCACAGCCCCCCCCACGTGGCTGACGAGACCACACGCAAGAGACAACTCCGCCTCATGAAGAACAG GGAGGCTGCCCGCGAGTGTCGCCGAAAGAAGAAGGAATATGTAAAATGTCTTGAGAATCGGGTGGCTGTGCTCGAAAATCAAAACAGGACTCTCATTGAGGAACTAAAAGCGCTTAAAGACAtctattgccacaaagttgaatgA
- the LOC135522646 gene encoding cAMP-responsive element modulator-like isoform X1, whose translation MPASIYQTNHGQFIAFTQDGAIQLTSALPRGLQALQPLTMSNSGNSQSAAAIVQYSQQSGDGTQQFYMQGNKGMVKGKCSRPSPSSIAASTGDMSGYQICTPTSSLPQGVVMAGSPGSLHSPPHVADETTRKRQLRLMKNREAARECRRKKKEYVKCLENRVAVLENQNRTLIEELKALKDIYCHKVE comes from the exons TTGCTTTTACTCAGGATGGTGCCATCCAGCTGACCAGTGCTCTACCTAGGGGACTACAGGCCTTGCAGCCTCTGACCATGTCCAACTCTGGAAACTCCCAGTCTGCTGCAGCCATCGTCCAGTATTCCCAACAGTCAGGAGATGGCACTCAGCAGTTCTATATGCAAGGCAACAAGGGGATGGTAAAAGGTAAATGCTCTAGACCCTCACCATCAAG tATTGCTG ctTCCACTGGTGACATGTCAGGCTACCAGATCTGCACTCCCACCTCCAGCCTGCCCCAGGGCGTTGTGATGGCTGGCTCCCCAGGCTCCCTGCACAGCCCCCCCCACGTGGCTGACGAGACCACACGCAAGAGACAACTCCGCCTCATGAAGAACAG GGAGGCTGCCCGCGAGTGTCGCCGAAAGAAGAAGGAATATGTAAAATGTCTTGAGAATCGGGTGGCTGTGCTCGAAAATCAAAACAGGACTCTCATTGAGGAACTAAAAGCGCTTAAAGACAtctattgccacaaagttgaatgA